In Salinarimonas sp., a genomic segment contains:
- a CDS encoding YggT family protein encodes MIALFQTIDLILGLLTWVIIGSAILSWLIAFGVVNMQNDVVRAIYDVLSRITEPLLRPIRNILPNLGGIDISPIVLLLIIFFLRSFLMNDIAPALL; translated from the coding sequence ATGATCGCGCTCTTCCAAACGATCGACTTGATTTTGGGCCTTCTGACATGGGTGATCATCGGATCGGCCATCCTCAGCTGGCTGATCGCCTTCGGCGTGGTCAACATGCAGAACGACGTCGTCCGCGCGATCTACGACGTGCTGAGCCGCATCACCGAGCCGCTCCTGCGTCCGATCCGGAACATCCTGCCCAATCTCGGCGGCATCGACATCTCGCCGATCGTGCTGTTGCTGATCATCTTCTTCCTACGCAGCTTCCTGATGAACGACATCGCGCCCGCTTTGCTCTGA